The Planococcus liqunii genome includes a region encoding these proteins:
- a CDS encoding RidA family protein has product MKSLFEVGNLKSNGHYALATIHENTVYVSGQFAINPETGEKEFGTIEEETLKALKNVEKIVKAAGSNKERILRMTLYIPDVQLWSRVDGVYKAFFGESKPARTVVPTNELHFGFKIEVEAIAYI; this is encoded by the coding sequence ATGAAAAGTCTTTTTGAAGTAGGAAATTTAAAATCCAACGGCCACTATGCATTGGCCACCATCCACGAGAACACGGTCTACGTATCGGGCCAATTTGCCATCAACCCAGAAACCGGTGAAAAAGAATTTGGCACAATCGAAGAAGAAACATTAAAAGCGCTGAAGAACGTCGAAAAGATCGTGAAAGCAGCCGGAAGTAACAAAGAGCGGATTTTGCGCATGACGCTGTATATACCAGATGTGCAACTCTGGAGTCGAGTGGATGGCGTCTATAAGGCGTTTTTTGGTGAATCCAAACCGGCTCGGACCGTTGTTCCGACCAACGAATTGCACTTTGGTTTTAAAATTGAAGTGGAAGCCATTGCCTATATCTAA
- a CDS encoding DUF4275 family protein, with protein sequence MDELVQMQIKRLRDMNFDADLLLSKRGELEQQWEDAFVKDLSKAQKRKIAFPQCMWNAFSWNKIECLKEQVAVDAFNQQKKVGCYLFYANIDDALFIKKANRIKAEDIIHTDSPAIEKTFTSVQNNPSYFNSVEELRADFYVVDEHFTWTYVLTHEEGCGPYFYKP encoded by the coding sequence TTGGACGAATTAGTACAAATGCAAATAAAGCGGTTACGGGATATGAATTTTGATGCTGACCTGTTGCTGAGCAAGAGAGGCGAGTTAGAACAGCAATGGGAAGATGCTTTTGTGAAGGATTTAAGCAAAGCACAAAAAAGAAAGATCGCTTTTCCGCAGTGCATGTGGAATGCATTCAGCTGGAACAAAATTGAGTGCCTAAAAGAGCAGGTGGCAGTCGATGCGTTCAATCAGCAAAAGAAGGTAGGATGCTATCTGTTCTATGCGAATATCGACGATGCGTTGTTCATCAAAAAGGCCAATCGAATAAAAGCAGAAGATATCATCCATACCGATAGCCCTGCTATTGAAAAAACTTTTACCAGTGTCCAAAATAATCCATCCTACTTTAACTCTGTTGAAGAATTACGTGCAGATTTCTATGTCGTCGATGAACACTTTACCTGGACATATGTTCTGACTCATGAAGAAGGCTGTGGTCCATACTTTTATAAGCCTTAA
- a CDS encoding threonine synthase produces MTQFVCNSCSKKYDMTPSLWRCECGGVFNIAKDIPKIDVSSWNNYPNSLWRYFETMPFEKGSNKWQSVTMGEGQSPLIVLDPAEPNVYVKIDYMMPTLSFKDRGAAVLMTKAKELGVSKVIADSSGNAGTAIAAYAARCGIPCDIYLSDETSPKKVAQVKAHGATIKEIRGTREDVAAAAQKAVNEENVFYASHVYNPYFYEGTKTYAYEIYEQLNAASDALIIPVGNGTLLLGAYYGFKELLENGLIDKMPKIVAIQADNCAPLSKAFRTGEESAVPVANTGTLAEGIAIAAPARSQQILEAVRNTGGTFINIEENEILSARAALSDKGFYVEITSAVNYAGYLKYNKAPEEKIIIPLCGAGIKSK; encoded by the coding sequence ATGACTCAATTTGTTTGCAATAGCTGCAGTAAAAAATACGATATGACGCCTTCTCTCTGGAGATGTGAATGCGGAGGAGTATTCAATATAGCAAAAGACATCCCTAAAATTGATGTCAGCTCCTGGAACAACTACCCGAATTCGTTGTGGCGTTATTTCGAGACCATGCCCTTCGAAAAAGGTTCCAACAAATGGCAGTCTGTGACAATGGGTGAAGGCCAATCACCTTTAATCGTGTTGGATCCTGCAGAACCGAATGTCTACGTAAAAATCGATTACATGATGCCTACGTTATCCTTTAAAGACCGTGGCGCTGCTGTTTTGATGACAAAGGCAAAAGAGTTGGGCGTCTCGAAAGTGATCGCCGACAGCAGCGGCAATGCAGGAACCGCCATTGCCGCGTATGCAGCCCGCTGTGGGATTCCTTGTGACATTTATTTAAGTGATGAGACTTCACCGAAGAAAGTTGCTCAAGTCAAAGCGCATGGCGCCACCATCAAAGAGATCCGCGGTACACGGGAGGATGTGGCAGCTGCGGCACAGAAAGCTGTGAACGAAGAAAACGTGTTCTATGCCAGCCATGTGTACAATCCCTACTTTTACGAAGGCACGAAAACCTATGCTTATGAAATTTACGAACAATTAAACGCTGCATCTGATGCTTTAATAATTCCGGTTGGCAACGGCACCCTTCTCTTGGGAGCGTATTATGGCTTTAAAGAATTGCTCGAAAATGGCTTAATCGATAAAATGCCAAAGATTGTAGCCATTCAAGCGGACAATTGTGCGCCTCTTTCGAAAGCCTTCCGAACCGGCGAGGAATCAGCAGTGCCTGTTGCCAACACAGGGACTTTAGCAGAAGGTATCGCTATCGCTGCCCCTGCCCGTTCCCAACAGATTTTAGAAGCCGTACGCAATACTGGTGGCACCTTTATTAATATTGAAGAAAACGAAATCTTGAGCGCACGTGCCGCCCTGAGCGACAAAGGATTCTATGTGGAAATAACATCAGCAGTAAACTATGCGGGCTATCTCAAATACAATAAGGCACCCGAAGAAAAAATCATCATCCCTCTTTGCGGTGCAGGGATTAAATCGAAATAA
- a CDS encoding IS3 family transposase, whose amino-acid sequence MKPIDLDFVFVEEHKNRFPITELIGIVQNLSRAGYYKRLKKDPAQSQTERDQALLKQMLSLYVTHGGNLGHERFKLELENVYTHIVSLKRIRRMREMYRMPLKTARRKPRPAGSGHAVIDNLLNRNFKAMRPGLKFSVDISYLEVKKPFRDFIYLCAILDLYNNEIVAYTISDTLDVDFVLEAVRQLEARGFEKEALLHSDQGIQFTSHSYQGLLKKMELTQSMSRRGNCWDNAPIESFFGKLKTEMPGFTVPETAAQMRAAVAAYITYYNETRPQLKLGASPVTYRNLQARAA is encoded by the coding sequence GTGAAACCGATCGACCTCGACTTTGTGTTCGTTGAAGAGCACAAGAACCGGTTCCCGATTACAGAGCTCATTGGCATAGTCCAGAACCTGAGCCGCGCGGGCTATTACAAACGGCTGAAAAAAGACCCTGCGCAGTCGCAAACGGAACGGGACCAAGCGCTTTTAAAACAGATGCTTTCGCTCTACGTCACCCATGGTGGGAATTTGGGTCACGAACGGTTTAAGCTGGAGCTCGAGAATGTATACACTCATATCGTCAGTCTCAAACGCATCCGCCGGATGCGGGAAATGTATCGCATGCCGCTCAAGACAGCACGCCGAAAGCCACGTCCTGCCGGAAGCGGCCATGCGGTTATCGATAATCTCCTGAACCGGAACTTCAAGGCCATGCGACCGGGTCTCAAGTTTTCCGTTGATATCAGTTACCTGGAAGTGAAAAAGCCATTCCGGGACTTTATCTACTTATGTGCAATTCTGGATCTATACAATAACGAAATCGTTGCTTACACCATCAGCGACACCCTGGATGTGGATTTTGTCCTGGAGGCCGTTCGTCAGTTGGAAGCACGCGGGTTCGAGAAAGAAGCCCTTCTCCACAGTGATCAGGGCATCCAGTTCACCAGCCATAGCTATCAAGGACTCCTGAAAAAAATGGAACTGACCCAGTCAATGTCCCGTCGGGGCAACTGTTGGGACAATGCGCCGATTGAAAGCTTTTTTGGCAAGCTCAAAACCGAAATGCCCGGTTTCACTGTGCCTGAAACGGCAGCCCAAATGCGCGCAGCAGTAGCCGCCTACATCACGTATTATAACGAGACACGACCGCAACTGAAACTCGGTGCGTCACCGGTTACATACCGCAATTTACAAGCACGGGCCGCTTAA
- the parC gene encoding DNA topoisomerase IV subunit A, with protein sequence MTQTERFQDLPLEEVIGDRFGRYSKYIIQDRALPDARDGLKPVQRRILYAMYKEGNTNDKAFRKSAKTVGNVIGNYHPHGDTSVYEAMVRLSQDWKIRHMLVEMHGNNGSMDGDSPAAMRYTEARLSAISGELLRDIDKRTVEFIPNFDDSDMEPTVLPASFPNLLVNGSTGISAGYATDIPPHALHEVLDAVLMRMDKPNATVDELMTVIQGPDFPTGGIIQGVDGIKKAYETGRGKIVVRSKADVEPLKGGKEQIVITEIPFEVNKANMIKKIDDHRFDRKLEGISEVRDESDRTGLRIVIELKKDVDANGILNYLYKNTDLQVSYNFNMVAIYKRRPTMMTLQSMLDAYIDHRKEIVTKRSEYDLQKAKDRMHIVDGLMKALSILDKVIKTIRASKDKRDAKNNLISSFEFSEAQAEAIVSLQLYRLTNTDITDLQNEAASLKKTIDELTGILTSATKLKNVIKKELSAVRKQFSEPRRSVIEEKIQEITITREVMIPSEDVIVTVTKEGYVKRTSPRSHAASNGQGFAMKDSDHLLYEGNLNTQNTILLFTSNGNFVYQPVNELPDIKWKDLGQHLSSIVQLEPNESILSVYPFENFEADASILTVSKLGMVKRSALQDYHVQRYSRTIKTMNLKKGDSMIFAGLVTDETELFIATNQAYGVRFPLDEVPITGLRTAGVKGVNLKDNDFAVSAIMLDAEEKQELVLVTNRGAAKKMKLQEFETGGRAKRGVVMLRELKANPHRVVAVVGTLGRGEEILIETAKGVRLTLAVNNLKPVDRYSNGSFVLDEGTDGTPVTVYRLEKKE encoded by the coding sequence ATGACACAAACCGAACGTTTTCAAGATCTGCCCTTAGAAGAAGTCATCGGCGATCGGTTTGGGCGTTACAGTAAGTACATCATCCAGGACCGGGCATTGCCGGACGCGCGGGACGGGCTGAAACCTGTACAGCGCCGGATTTTGTATGCCATGTACAAAGAAGGCAACACGAATGACAAAGCGTTCCGGAAATCGGCCAAAACGGTCGGGAACGTCATCGGCAACTACCACCCGCACGGAGACACTTCTGTTTACGAAGCGATGGTGCGGCTGAGCCAGGATTGGAAAATCCGCCATATGCTCGTTGAAATGCACGGCAACAACGGTTCGATGGACGGCGATTCGCCGGCTGCAATGCGTTACACGGAAGCGCGCTTATCGGCGATTTCAGGGGAATTGCTGCGTGATATCGACAAACGCACCGTGGAATTCATCCCGAACTTTGACGACTCCGATATGGAGCCGACGGTACTTCCGGCAAGCTTCCCGAACCTGCTGGTGAACGGGTCGACCGGGATTTCTGCCGGTTACGCTACGGATATCCCGCCGCATGCACTGCATGAAGTGCTTGATGCAGTCCTGATGCGCATGGACAAGCCCAACGCGACAGTCGATGAATTGATGACGGTGATCCAAGGCCCCGATTTCCCGACCGGCGGCATCATCCAAGGCGTCGACGGCATCAAAAAAGCATATGAAACCGGCCGCGGCAAAATTGTCGTCCGCTCAAAAGCGGATGTCGAGCCGTTAAAAGGCGGAAAAGAACAAATCGTCATTACCGAAATTCCGTTTGAAGTGAACAAAGCGAACATGATCAAAAAAATTGATGACCACCGCTTTGACCGCAAACTGGAAGGCATTTCGGAAGTGCGCGACGAGTCGGACAGAACCGGCCTGCGCATTGTCATCGAACTGAAAAAAGACGTCGATGCAAATGGCATTTTGAACTATCTGTACAAAAATACCGACCTGCAAGTGAGCTATAACTTCAACATGGTCGCGATCTACAAACGCCGTCCGACGATGATGACCTTGCAGTCGATGCTTGACGCCTATATCGACCACCGCAAGGAAATCGTGACAAAGCGTTCAGAATACGATCTGCAAAAAGCGAAGGACCGCATGCATATCGTCGACGGTTTGATGAAAGCTTTGTCGATTCTTGATAAAGTGATCAAGACGATCCGGGCATCGAAAGACAAGCGGGATGCGAAAAACAATTTGATTTCTTCATTTGAGTTTTCCGAAGCGCAGGCAGAAGCGATTGTTTCCCTTCAGCTATACCGCTTAACGAATACCGATATTACGGATCTGCAAAACGAGGCAGCTTCCTTGAAGAAAACAATCGATGAACTGACGGGCATTTTAACCAGTGCCACAAAACTGAAAAACGTCATCAAAAAAGAATTGTCGGCTGTCCGTAAGCAGTTTTCAGAACCGCGCCGTTCCGTCATCGAAGAGAAAATCCAGGAAATCACGATTACCCGTGAAGTGATGATTCCAAGTGAAGACGTCATCGTGACTGTAACTAAAGAAGGCTATGTGAAGCGTACCAGCCCGCGTTCGCATGCGGCATCAAACGGCCAAGGCTTTGCGATGAAAGACAGCGATCACCTGCTGTATGAAGGCAATTTGAATACGCAGAACACCATTCTGTTGTTCACGTCAAACGGCAACTTCGTCTACCAGCCGGTCAACGAACTGCCGGACATCAAGTGGAAAGACCTTGGCCAGCACTTATCGAGCATCGTCCAGCTCGAACCGAACGAATCGATCCTGTCGGTTTATCCGTTTGAAAACTTTGAGGCGGACGCCAGCATCCTGACGGTTTCGAAGCTGGGCATGGTCAAACGTTCAGCGCTTCAGGACTACCACGTCCAGCGCTATTCCCGCACGATCAAGACGATGAACCTGAAAAAAGGCGATTCAATGATCTTTGCCGGGCTCGTGACCGATGAAACCGAACTGTTTATCGCCACGAACCAAGCATACGGCGTACGTTTCCCGTTAGACGAAGTGCCGATTACTGGACTCCGGACAGCGGGCGTCAAAGGTGTGAATTTGAAAGACAATGATTTTGCAGTGTCCGCAATCATGCTGGATGCAGAAGAAAAGCAGGAACTGGTTCTGGTAACGAACCGAGGAGCTGCTAAGAAGATGAAGCTGCAGGAATTTGAAACAGGCGGAAGGGCAAAGCGCGGCGTGGTGATGCTGCGTGAATTGAAAGCCAATCCTCACCGTGTGGTGGCCGTTGTCGGCACCTTGGGCAGAGGCGAAGAAATCCTGATTGAAACGGCAAAAGGCGTGCGTTTAACGCTTGCTGTCAACAACTTAAAACCGGTTGACCGTTATTCGAACGGATCATTCGTCCTTGATGAAGGAACCGATGGCACGCCGGTGACCGTCTACCGATTAGAGAAAAAAGAATAG
- a CDS encoding type II asparaginase, producing the protein MKDKSTIKIIATGGTIAGAGSSRTMTTGYKPGALPIEELLTAVPDLADVANIQFEQLFNIDSVDMTTERLLALGTYVNETLADEGIDGVVITHGTDTLEETAYFLHLVTKSHKPVVIVGAVRPATAISAEGPLNIYNGVKVACKEQSSGKGVLVVLNDRIGSARFITKMNTTTVDAFNAMEQGYIGSIVGGEVYYFYKDIAHLHTTETAFDLKMANELPKVSIIYAHQGDDRFLYDAAVQAGAKGIVVAPLAAIPFLLKHRLEFKMR; encoded by the coding sequence ATGAAGGATAAGTCGACGATTAAAATCATTGCAACTGGCGGAACTATCGCAGGAGCTGGCAGCTCACGTACCATGACGACAGGCTATAAGCCCGGCGCTCTTCCTATCGAAGAATTACTGACGGCAGTTCCTGATTTGGCAGATGTTGCGAACATACAGTTCGAGCAGCTGTTCAACATTGATAGTGTGGATATGACAACCGAACGGCTTCTGGCATTGGGCACCTATGTGAATGAAACTTTAGCGGATGAAGGAATAGACGGCGTTGTAATCACGCATGGCACAGATACGCTCGAAGAAACGGCTTATTTTTTGCACTTAGTAACCAAAAGCCATAAGCCCGTCGTCATTGTTGGAGCGGTCAGACCCGCAACAGCCATCAGTGCAGAAGGTCCGTTGAACATCTACAATGGCGTGAAAGTCGCATGCAAGGAACAATCATCTGGAAAAGGCGTACTGGTTGTTCTTAACGACCGCATCGGGTCTGCACGGTTTATCACGAAAATGAATACCACCACAGTAGATGCGTTCAATGCCATGGAACAAGGCTACATCGGTTCGATCGTCGGAGGAGAAGTTTACTATTTCTACAAAGATATTGCGCATCTCCATACGACTGAAACCGCCTTCGACTTAAAAATGGCCAATGAGTTGCCCAAGGTATCAATCATCTATGCGCATCAAGGCGACGACCGGTTTTTATATGATGCAGCGGTACAAGCCGGCGCAAAAGGAATCGTCGTAGCCCCACTGGCGGCTATACCCTTTCTGCTCAAGCACAGGCTGGAATTCAAGATGCGTTAA
- a CDS encoding helix-turn-helix domain-containing protein: MAMIINIDVMLAKRKMSVTELSERVGITMANLSILKNGKAKAVRLSTLEAICQALDCQPGDLLEYRSEERPNR, encoded by the coding sequence ATGGCAATGATCATCAATATTGATGTAATGCTCGCAAAACGAAAAATGAGTGTTACCGAACTTTCAGAACGTGTCGGCATTACGATGGCGAACTTGTCCATCCTGAAAAACGGCAAAGCCAAAGCGGTCCGGCTGTCCACACTGGAAGCCATCTGCCAAGCGCTTGACTGCCAGCCGGGCGATTTGCTGGAATACCGCAGTGAGGAACGCCCAAATCGCTAA
- a CDS encoding transposase, with protein sequence MNTRKSYTYETKKQAVEQYFEGRSVNELAPLLEIQNPANIRHWARLVKEAKSFEVLREKRRGPRESGKDAKTELEITKAELERTKLEVMYLKKLIALRKE encoded by the coding sequence GTGAACACACGAAAAAGCTATACCTATGAAACCAAGAAGCAGGCGGTAGAACAGTACTTTGAAGGACGATCCGTTAACGAATTAGCCCCCCTCCTGGAGATTCAGAACCCTGCCAATATCCGGCACTGGGCGCGGCTGGTGAAGGAAGCCAAGTCTTTTGAGGTGCTTCGTGAAAAACGCAGAGGGCCACGGGAGTCGGGCAAAGACGCGAAAACAGAATTGGAAATTACCAAAGCTGAATTGGAACGCACGAAGCTTGAAGTGATGTACTTAAAAAAGCTTATTGCGCTCCGAAAGGAGTGA
- a CDS encoding helix-turn-helix domain-containing protein encodes MEQKSLSYIASKLKRSKSTIYYELKHCQPYNTFTAQLDYVSKRDNCGCRRPINQEDVDYILSKLKLGWSLEILGTNTGNCIKLFPVIVLNIYGFAILGLF; translated from the coding sequence TTGGAACAGAAATCGTTATCTTACATCGCTTCGAAATTGAAGCGAAGCAAGAGCACCATTTATTATGAGCTCAAACACTGTCAGCCCTATAACACCTTTACGGCCCAGCTCGACTATGTGTCCAAGCGGGATAACTGCGGCTGTCGGCGACCGATCAATCAAGAAGATGTCGACTATATCCTGTCGAAACTCAAGCTGGGCTGGTCGCTCGAAATATTGGGGACCAATACTGGGAATTGCATAAAACTGTTTCCTGTTATTGTCTTGAACATTTACGGGTTCGCTATACTCGGTCTTTTCTAG
- a CDS encoding class I SAM-dependent methyltransferase — protein MKDKVTDVYNHLAGYYANEADGSSLYNIEYERPAMMAQMPADLAGLTVLDAGCAAGWYSEQLLNAGAKVTAVDFSPEMVKEVMQRTKGKAEVLCHDLEVGLPFEDQSFDLVVSSLTLHYLKDWGKTFQEFKRILKPDGQLLFSVHHPMTDIELLPEAQYFSTELLTDHWTKSDKTYEILFYRRPLSDILNSTLCNFSIEKVIEPKPTLKMKELAPESYARLMKKPQFLILKANKF, from the coding sequence ATGAAAGATAAAGTAACGGATGTATACAATCACCTGGCAGGATACTACGCAAATGAGGCAGACGGTTCGAGCCTGTATAACATCGAATACGAGCGACCGGCTATGATGGCCCAAATGCCGGCAGATCTAGCTGGGTTGACTGTTTTAGATGCGGGATGTGCGGCCGGCTGGTATAGTGAACAATTATTAAATGCTGGAGCAAAAGTGACAGCGGTTGATTTCAGCCCGGAAATGGTTAAAGAAGTCATGCAGCGGACGAAGGGGAAGGCAGAAGTTCTGTGCCACGATTTGGAGGTAGGCTTGCCCTTTGAAGATCAGTCGTTTGATCTGGTTGTCAGTTCGCTGACGCTTCATTATCTAAAAGACTGGGGGAAGACATTCCAGGAGTTTAAGCGCATTTTAAAGCCAGATGGGCAATTGCTGTTTTCGGTCCACCACCCAATGACGGATATTGAACTCCTTCCGGAAGCACAATACTTCAGTACTGAATTGTTGACCGACCACTGGACGAAATCAGACAAAACGTACGAAATCCTCTTTTACCGACGGCCGCTCAGCGATATCCTCAATAGCACGCTTTGCAATTTTTCCATCGAAAAGGTGATTGAACCGAAGCCAACCTTGAAAATGAAGGAACTGGCGCCTGAGAGCTACGCACGACTGATGAAAAAACCGCAATTTTTGATTTTGAAGGCCAACAAGTTTTGA
- a CDS encoding helix-turn-helix transcriptional regulator, whose amino-acid sequence MEEIEKILESFVPIAKSTAKMFGPNCEVVIHDLTNPQASVMFTVNNHVTGREVGQSFDHLVKTVLQSKDFKEDHLAGYTFTTEDKRTIRSSTSLIRDSKQKVIGAFCINFDVEALNQMQHFMDAFLSPPVNMQENRTPSSEDEIENVEGIVDQLIQQIIQNSVHPVMKRHEKIELIRFMDEKGIFLMKGSVEKVASLLGISKVTVYSYLDDIKTKSS is encoded by the coding sequence ATGGAAGAAATCGAGAAAATATTAGAGAGTTTTGTTCCCATAGCAAAATCCACCGCAAAAATGTTCGGTCCAAACTGTGAAGTGGTGATACACGACTTAACGAATCCTCAAGCATCCGTCATGTTTACCGTAAACAATCACGTTACAGGCAGAGAAGTCGGTCAATCTTTCGATCACCTGGTGAAGACTGTTTTGCAGTCCAAAGACTTTAAAGAAGATCATCTCGCCGGCTATACATTCACCACAGAAGACAAGCGCACGATTCGTTCTTCAACTTCATTGATACGTGATTCTAAGCAAAAAGTGATTGGCGCTTTCTGCATCAATTTTGATGTGGAAGCATTGAATCAGATGCAGCACTTTATGGATGCGTTTCTTTCTCCACCAGTCAATATGCAAGAAAATCGTACTCCTTCCTCAGAAGATGAAATTGAGAATGTTGAAGGAATAGTGGACCAGCTGATTCAGCAGATCATTCAAAACAGTGTTCATCCAGTCATGAAACGCCATGAAAAGATTGAATTAATAAGATTTATGGACGAGAAAGGCATTTTTCTCATGAAAGGGTCGGTTGAGAAAGTCGCCTCTTTACTGGGCATTTCTAAAGTAACGGTTTACAGCTATTTGGACGATATCAAAACTAAATCAAGTTAA
- a CDS encoding DUF2975 domain-containing protein, with amino-acid sequence MKHGSTLFLKIVILLLGLPVLGGCLYGLTRFNPNSPYWATPELEKLQYPLLIGMYAAMIPFFIALYQTLKLLGYIDRNQAFSELAVKSLKRIKYCAMIISALFVLELPFFYWLTKADDAPGILMGLFVIFASLVIAVFAAVLQKLLQDAIRIKAENDLIV; translated from the coding sequence ATGAAACACGGTTCGACCCTCTTTTTGAAGATTGTCATCCTATTATTGGGGCTTCCGGTTCTGGGCGGCTGCTTGTACGGATTGACGCGCTTTAATCCGAATTCGCCTTACTGGGCAACGCCAGAGCTGGAAAAATTGCAGTATCCATTGTTGATCGGCATGTATGCCGCGATGATTCCATTTTTCATCGCGTTGTACCAGACGCTTAAACTGCTTGGTTATATTGACCGCAACCAGGCATTCTCGGAATTGGCGGTAAAGTCATTAAAACGCATTAAATACTGCGCGATGATCATCAGCGCCCTGTTCGTGCTCGAGCTGCCGTTCTTTTACTGGCTGACGAAAGCGGACGACGCGCCGGGCATCCTGATGGGTCTGTTTGTGATTTTCGCTTCACTGGTGATTGCCGTCTTTGCGGCAGTTCTCCAGAAACTGCTGCAAGATGCCATCCGCATCAAAGCGGAAAACGATTTAATCGTCTGA